A single window of Nocardioides kongjuensis DNA harbors:
- a CDS encoding AMP-binding protein, whose protein sequence is MSTTLRTARDLLRDLRADHAEAVARFQWPDVGPTFNFVHDWFDSFARDNDQPGLVIVEEDGRRASYSFGELVTRSEQVAALLTEQGIGRGDSVVVMLGNQVELWESMLALIRLGAVIMPTTTAVGPAELVDRLGRGNARAVICNAADTAKFDEVPGSYVRIAVGSADGWSSYATAYESVATPVPHPGNASTDRLLLYFTSGTTSRPKLVEHTHVSYPVGHLSTMYWLGLQPGDVHLNISSPGWAKHAWSNFFAPWLAEATVFVYNYARFDAAALLGQLRAEGVTTFCAPPTVWRMLINADLSGGPGALREAIAAGEPLNPEVISQVEKHWGRTIRDGFGQTEMTAAIANTPGQPVVAGSMGRPLPGVPVVLVDPLTGVVVDGVGEGEICLDLSAGSGGPLTLMTGYQGDPQKNAEAMAGGFYHTGDVAARDENGYITYIGRTDDVFKASDYKISPFELESVLIEHPAVAEAAVVPAPDAVRLAVPKAYVALVPGHEPSAETAESILRYAREHLAPFLRVRRLEFFELPKTISGKIRRVELRQRENEVEGTRPAGEFRDDDFPGLKG, encoded by the coding sequence ATGAGCACCACCCTGCGTACCGCCCGTGACCTGCTGCGCGACCTCCGCGCCGATCACGCCGAGGCCGTCGCCCGCTTCCAGTGGCCCGACGTGGGTCCCACCTTCAACTTCGTCCACGACTGGTTCGACTCGTTCGCGCGCGACAACGACCAGCCCGGGCTGGTGATCGTCGAGGAGGACGGCCGACGGGCGTCGTACTCCTTCGGTGAGCTGGTCACCCGTTCCGAGCAGGTCGCCGCGCTCCTCACCGAGCAGGGGATCGGCCGGGGCGACAGCGTCGTCGTGATGCTCGGCAACCAGGTCGAGCTGTGGGAGTCGATGCTCGCGCTGATCCGACTGGGCGCGGTGATCATGCCGACGACCACCGCCGTCGGCCCGGCCGAGCTCGTCGACCGGCTCGGCCGCGGGAACGCCCGCGCGGTGATCTGCAACGCCGCCGACACGGCCAAGTTCGACGAGGTCCCCGGTTCGTACGTGCGGATCGCCGTGGGCTCCGCCGACGGCTGGTCGTCCTACGCGACGGCGTACGAGTCGGTCGCCACACCCGTCCCGCACCCGGGGAACGCGAGCACCGACCGGCTGCTCCTCTACTTCACCTCCGGCACCACCTCGCGGCCCAAGCTGGTCGAGCACACCCACGTGTCGTACCCGGTCGGCCACCTGTCCACGATGTACTGGCTCGGCCTGCAGCCGGGCGACGTGCACCTCAACATCTCCAGCCCCGGCTGGGCGAAGCACGCCTGGTCGAACTTCTTCGCCCCGTGGCTCGCCGAGGCCACGGTGTTCGTCTACAACTACGCGCGCTTCGACGCCGCCGCCCTGCTGGGGCAGCTGCGGGCGGAGGGCGTGACCACGTTCTGCGCGCCTCCGACCGTGTGGCGGATGCTGATCAATGCCGACCTGTCCGGTGGACCCGGCGCGCTGCGGGAGGCGATCGCCGCCGGCGAGCCGCTCAACCCCGAGGTGATCAGCCAGGTCGAGAAGCACTGGGGCCGCACCATCCGTGACGGCTTCGGCCAGACCGAGATGACCGCCGCCATCGCCAACACCCCCGGCCAGCCCGTGGTCGCGGGCTCGATGGGCCGGCCGCTTCCCGGCGTACCCGTGGTGCTGGTCGACCCGCTCACGGGTGTCGTCGTCGACGGGGTCGGCGAGGGCGAGATCTGCCTGGACCTGTCGGCCGGCAGTGGTGGGCCGTTGACGCTGATGACCGGATACCAGGGCGACCCGCAGAAGAACGCCGAGGCCATGGCCGGCGGCTTCTACCACACCGGTGACGTCGCGGCCCGCGACGAGAACGGCTACATCACCTACATCGGCCGCACCGACGACGTCTTCAAGGCCTCGGACTACAAGATCAGCCCGTTCGAGCTCGAGTCGGTCCTGATCGAGCACCCGGCGGTCGCGGAGGCTGCCGTGGTGCCCGCACCCGATGCGGTGCGGCTGGCAGTGCCGAAGGCCTACGTGGCGCTGGTGCCCGGTCACGAGCCGAGCGCCGAGACGGCCGAGTCGATCCTCCGCTACGCCCGCGAGCACCTCGCCCCGTTCCTGCGGGTACGCCGGCTCGAGTTCTTCGAGCTGCCCAAGACGATCTCCGGCAAGATCCGGCGGGTCGAGCTGCGGCAGCGGGAGAACGAGGTCGAGGGGACTCGGCCGGCCGGCGAGTTCCGCGACGACGACTTCCCGGGGCTCAAGGGCTGA
- a CDS encoding vWA domain-containing protein, translating to MGIPTSGVAWALAGGLVATSLVGAATATAAPAARAAACAPAANIQAIIDDSGSMSGTDPDRLRVQAMNLLIDALAPSRILGATEFGSVEDNVFAPAAVGPNAAAMKASLDTLVQADNGGTDYNLAFDSARAVNPGASVRIFLTDGGHNSGDYLNTHLNPAPQAQTPTYVIGFSPGLAAAEDQARLQQIAADTGGQYFALPDAQALQPVMNEIQTRLTCQSPPKTFVDTVAAGGTKHHGVKIKRKSRSAQLTLTWTSPLDAFQVKKVKIKRHGRVVATKGHPLKIKTKRGSTYLVIKVTKLVPGKMTFVVKNTAAGSGAPQVTVTTQVSQSRSKK from the coding sequence ATGGGCATTCCCACCTCAGGTGTGGCATGGGCACTGGCAGGAGGGCTCGTCGCGACGAGCCTCGTCGGCGCGGCGACAGCAACCGCTGCGCCAGCGGCAAGAGCCGCGGCGTGCGCACCGGCCGCCAACATCCAGGCCATCATCGATGACTCCGGGTCCATGTCGGGGACCGACCCGGACCGGCTCCGGGTCCAGGCGATGAACCTGCTCATCGACGCACTGGCGCCCTCGCGGATCCTCGGGGCGACCGAGTTCGGGTCGGTCGAGGACAACGTCTTCGCCCCGGCGGCCGTCGGGCCGAACGCGGCGGCGATGAAGGCCTCGCTCGACACGCTGGTCCAGGCCGACAACGGCGGCACGGACTACAACCTCGCCTTCGACTCGGCACGTGCGGTCAACCCGGGCGCCTCGGTCCGGATCTTCCTGACCGACGGCGGCCACAACAGCGGGGACTACCTCAACACCCACCTCAACCCCGCCCCGCAGGCCCAGACGCCGACGTACGTCATCGGCTTCAGCCCCGGACTCGCTGCGGCCGAGGACCAGGCCCGGCTCCAGCAGATCGCCGCCGACACCGGAGGCCAGTACTTCGCCCTCCCGGACGCGCAGGCCCTGCAGCCGGTGATGAACGAGATCCAGACGCGGCTGACCTGCCAGTCACCGCCGAAGACGTTCGTCGACACCGTCGCGGCGGGTGGCACGAAGCACCACGGCGTGAAGATCAAGCGGAAGTCGCGCTCCGCGCAGCTGACCCTGACCTGGACCAGCCCGCTCGACGCGTTCCAGGTCAAGAAGGTCAAGATCAAGCGCCACGGCCGGGTCGTCGCGACCAAGGGCCACCCGCTCAAGATCAAGACCAAGCGCGGCTCGACCTACCTGGTCATCAAGGTGACCAAGCTGGTGCCGGGCAAGATGACCTTCGTCGTGAAGAACACGGCAGCCGGATCGGGCGCACCGCAGGTCACCGTGACCACCCAGGTGAGCCAGAGCAGGTCGAAGAAGTAG
- a CDS encoding MarR family winged helix-turn-helix transcriptional regulator, translating into MPESRLPFDPIDRAGDLWEEHFGDATAMRLATSVMRVQQLMIGALDAALKPFGLTFSRYEVLVLLLFSQHGSLPLSKIGERLMVHPTSVTSAIDRLEAQGYVVRVPDEADRRRTLARLTPEGRSTVRRATKAVTAIDFAVTGLSGDQQADAYDLLRQVRQASGDFAG; encoded by the coding sequence ATGCCTGAGTCCCGCCTGCCGTTCGACCCGATCGACCGTGCCGGCGACCTCTGGGAGGAGCACTTCGGCGACGCGACGGCGATGCGGCTGGCCACCTCGGTGATGCGGGTCCAGCAGCTGATGATCGGTGCGCTCGACGCCGCGCTGAAGCCGTTCGGGCTGACCTTCTCCCGCTACGAGGTCCTCGTGCTGCTGCTGTTCAGCCAGCACGGCTCGCTGCCGCTGAGCAAGATCGGCGAGCGGCTGATGGTCCACCCCACGTCGGTCACCAGCGCGATCGACCGCCTCGAGGCCCAGGGGTACGTCGTCCGCGTGCCCGACGAGGCCGACCGTCGCCGTACCCTCGCCCGGCTGACCCCCGAGGGCCGCTCCACCGTGCGCCGGGCCACCAAGGCGGTCACCGCGATCGACTTCGCGGTGACCGGCCTCAGTGGTGACCAGCAGGCCGATGCCTACGACCTGCTGCGCCAGGTCCGGCAGGCCTCGGGCGACTTCGCCGGCTGA
- the icmF gene encoding fused isobutyryl-CoA mutase/GTPase IcmF: MPEHALHVPQHPVRLVTASSLFDGHDASINIMRRIFQSQGCEVIHLGHNRSVAEVIEAAIEEDVQGIAVSSYQGGHVEYFEYLTQLLRERGAGHIKVVGGGGGVIVHDEINRLRESGVTIFSPEDGQRLGLPGMVNTVVEACDTDLWETGSVTAEQVLSGDRAALARAITGAELGRLDRALLDQLSAAAAAHAVPVLGITGTGGSGKSSLTDELVRRLRVDQQDKVRVAVLAVDPTRRKGGGALLGDRIRMNSLDLTGHGLDRNQVYFRSLATRGAHEVPEHLDDVLTVIKSAGFDLVVVETPGIGQGDAAIVPFVDTSLYVMTPEFGAASQLEKIDMLDFADAVAINKFERRGAEDALRDVGRQMVRNREAFGKQPADMPVFGTSAATFDDDGVTALYQYLRGLLAGQGLTVGEGLLAPVEGKRSTRIQTVLPADRVRYLAEIAETVRSYHADTEVLVEKARRAQRFAAVAEELAEIEDLAAAAARANDDLPLDVRDQLAAWPATVAQYDEDTATKGRESLSGNRVPRVAVPRFADHGELVRYWRRENLPGHFPFTAGVFPFKRADEDPARMFAGEGDPFRTNKRFRMLSEGQPATRLSTAFDSVTLYGRDPDERPDIYGKVGTSGVSVATLEDMKALYDGFDLLSPTTSVSMTINGPAPTVLAFYLNTAMDQARERGIDPYEAIKSIRGTVQADILKEDQGQNTCLFSTEFSLRCMADIQEWFIQQQVRNFYSVSISGYHIAEAGANPISQLAFTLANGFTYVESYLARGMDIDDFAPNLSFFFSNGMDPEYTVIGRVARRIWAIAMRDRYGANERSQKLKYHVQTSGRSLHAQEMDFNDIRTTLQALIAIYDNANSLHTNAYDEAVTTPSTESVRRALAIQLIINREWGLASNENPLQGSYVVDELTDLVETAVLAEFDRISERGGVLGAMETGYQRGRIQDESMLYEHRKHDGTLPIIGVNTFRAPDAGDGTPDEIELARATTEEKESQLTRLRDFQSRHADDATAALARLREAATSGENIFAVLMDAARVCSLGQVTEAFFEVGGQYRRNV, encoded by the coding sequence ATGCCCGAGCACGCCCTGCACGTCCCGCAGCACCCCGTCCGCCTGGTGACGGCGTCCAGCCTGTTCGACGGCCACGACGCCTCGATCAACATCATGCGGCGGATCTTCCAGAGCCAGGGCTGCGAGGTGATCCACCTCGGGCACAACCGCTCGGTCGCCGAGGTGATCGAGGCCGCGATCGAGGAGGACGTGCAGGGCATCGCCGTGTCGTCGTACCAGGGCGGCCACGTCGAGTACTTCGAGTACCTCACCCAGCTGCTCCGCGAGCGCGGTGCGGGCCACATCAAGGTCGTCGGCGGCGGTGGCGGCGTCATCGTCCACGACGAGATCAACCGGCTGCGCGAGTCGGGCGTCACCATCTTCTCCCCCGAGGACGGCCAGCGGCTCGGCCTGCCGGGCATGGTCAACACCGTCGTCGAGGCGTGCGACACCGACCTGTGGGAGACCGGCAGCGTCACCGCCGAGCAGGTCCTCAGCGGCGACCGCGCGGCCCTCGCGCGCGCCATCACCGGCGCCGAGCTCGGCCGGCTCGACCGGGCGCTGCTCGACCAGCTCTCCGCGGCGGCGGCCGCGCACGCCGTACCCGTCCTCGGGATCACCGGCACCGGCGGCTCCGGCAAGTCCAGCCTCACCGACGAGCTGGTCCGACGTCTGCGCGTCGACCAGCAGGACAAGGTCCGGGTCGCGGTGCTCGCCGTCGACCCGACCCGGCGCAAGGGCGGCGGCGCGCTGCTCGGCGACCGGATCCGGATGAACAGCCTCGACCTGACCGGCCACGGCCTGGACCGCAACCAGGTCTACTTCCGCAGCCTCGCCACCCGCGGCGCGCACGAGGTGCCCGAGCACCTCGACGACGTGCTCACGGTCATCAAGTCCGCCGGCTTCGACCTCGTCGTCGTCGAGACCCCCGGCATCGGCCAGGGCGACGCGGCGATCGTGCCCTTCGTCGACACCTCGCTGTACGTGATGACGCCCGAGTTCGGTGCCGCGTCGCAGCTGGAGAAGATCGACATGCTCGACTTCGCCGACGCGGTCGCGATCAACAAGTTCGAGCGCCGGGGCGCCGAGGACGCGCTGCGCGACGTGGGTCGCCAGATGGTCCGCAACCGCGAGGCGTTCGGCAAGCAGCCCGCCGACATGCCCGTCTTCGGCACGTCGGCCGCCACCTTCGACGACGACGGCGTCACCGCGCTCTACCAGTACCTGCGCGGCCTGCTCGCCGGCCAGGGCCTGACGGTCGGCGAGGGCCTGCTCGCGCCGGTCGAGGGCAAGAGGTCGACCCGGATCCAGACCGTGCTGCCCGCCGACCGGGTGCGCTACCTCGCCGAGATCGCCGAGACCGTGCGCAGCTACCACGCCGACACCGAGGTGCTCGTCGAGAAGGCCCGCCGCGCGCAGCGCTTCGCCGCGGTCGCCGAGGAGCTCGCCGAGATCGAGGACCTCGCGGCCGCCGCGGCCCGCGCCAACGACGACCTGCCGCTCGACGTGCGCGACCAGCTGGCGGCGTGGCCGGCGACCGTGGCGCAGTACGACGAGGACACCGCGACCAAGGGCCGCGAGTCCCTGTCCGGCAACCGGGTGCCGCGGGTCGCCGTACCCCGCTTCGCCGACCACGGCGAGCTGGTCCGCTACTGGCGCCGGGAGAACCTCCCGGGCCACTTCCCCTTCACCGCCGGGGTCTTCCCGTTCAAGCGCGCCGACGAGGACCCGGCCCGCATGTTCGCCGGCGAGGGCGACCCGTTCCGCACCAACAAGCGCTTCCGGATGCTCTCCGAGGGCCAGCCGGCGACCCGCCTGTCGACCGCCTTCGACTCGGTGACGCTCTACGGCCGCGACCCCGACGAGCGTCCCGACATCTACGGCAAGGTCGGCACGTCCGGCGTCTCCGTCGCGACGCTCGAGGACATGAAGGCGCTCTACGACGGCTTCGACCTGCTCTCGCCGACGACCTCGGTGTCGATGACGATCAACGGCCCCGCCCCGACGGTGCTGGCGTTCTACCTCAACACCGCGATGGACCAGGCCCGCGAGCGGGGCATCGACCCGTACGAGGCGATCAAGTCGATCCGCGGCACCGTCCAGGCCGACATCCTCAAGGAGGACCAGGGGCAGAACACCTGCCTGTTCTCCACGGAGTTCTCGCTGCGCTGCATGGCGGACATCCAGGAGTGGTTCATCCAGCAGCAGGTCCGCAACTTCTACTCGGTCTCGATCTCCGGCTACCACATCGCCGAGGCCGGGGCGAACCCGATCAGCCAGCTCGCGTTCACCCTCGCCAACGGCTTCACGTACGTCGAGTCGTACCTCGCCCGCGGCATGGACATCGACGACTTCGCGCCCAACCTGTCGTTCTTCTTCTCCAACGGCATGGACCCCGAGTACACCGTGATCGGCCGGGTGGCCCGTCGGATCTGGGCGATCGCGATGCGCGACCGGTACGGCGCCAACGAGCGCTCCCAGAAGCTGAAGTACCACGTGCAGACCTCCGGCCGCTCGCTGCACGCGCAGGAGATGGACTTCAACGACATCCGCACCACGCTGCAGGCGCTGATCGCGATCTACGACAACGCGAACTCGCTGCACACCAACGCCTACGACGAGGCGGTCACCACCCCGTCGACCGAGTCGGTGCGCCGGGCGCTGGCCATCCAGCTGATCATCAACCGCGAGTGGGGCCTGGCCTCCAACGAGAACCCGCTCCAGGGCTCGTACGTCGTCGACGAGCTCACCGACCTGGTCGAGACCGCCGTCCTCGCCGAGTTCGACCGGATCTCCGAGCGCGGCGGCGTCCTCGGCGCGATGGAGACCGGCTACCAGCGCGGCCGGATCCAGGACGAGTCGATGCTCTACGAGCACCGCAAGCACGACGGCACGCTGCCGATCATCGGGGTCAACACCTTCCGCGCCCCCGACGCCGGCGACGGCACTCCCGACGAGATCGAGCTGGCCCGCGCCACCACGGAGGAGAAGGAGTCCCAGCTGACCCGGCTCCGCGACTTCCAGTCCCGCCACGCCGACGACGCCACCGCCGCGCTCGCCCGCCTGCGCGAGGCCGCCACGAGCGGCGAGAACATCTTCGCCGTACTCATGGACGCTGCCCGGGTGTGCTCGCTCGGTCAGGTCACCGAGGCGTTCTTCGAGGTGGGTGGGCAGTACCGGCGCAACGTGTAG